The window ATTTGCCCGCAAACGGCCTCTGCGCAAACCAGCAGGCCGATCCGCTGAGAGAATCAGCGGAAAACCGCGATACAATCGAGTTAAACGTCACGGTAGGAATCTCCGCAACATTGAGGCGAACAATGCGACACATACTTTTCTACGTCACCTGCCTCGCTCTGCTTTGCGGTTTCCTCCCCTGTTCAAGCCAGGCGGAAGGGCCTTCGCTCGAACCTACCAAGGTCGACCTCTTCGAAGCCGGCAAGGATGGCTATGGCACGTATCGCATTCCTGGCATCGTGGTAACCAAGAACGGAGTGGTGCTGGCCTACTGTGAAGCTCGTCGCAACGCGAGCACCGACTGGGGACAGATCGATGTGATGCTCCGCCGCAGCACCGACGGCGGCGTGACTTGGTCGCCGATGAAAAAGATCATCGAACTCGAAGGGAAGTTTGAACGCAATCCCGCCGCCGTCGCGCAAAAGCTCGGCAAGGAAGGGGAGATTACGGTCAATAATCCGATCGCCATCGCCGATCCTCGGCCGGGCGTTGTCCACTTTCTTTACTGCGTCGAATACAACCGCCTTTTCTACATGCGGAGCGAAGACGATGGCCTGAGTTTCAGCAAGCCGATCGACCTCACGGCCGTCGTCGAAAAACTCCGCCCCTCGTACGATTGGCAAAGCCTGGCCGTTGGGCCGGGCCACGGAATCCGTTTGCAGAACGGCCGACTGCTCGCCGCGATCTGGCTGTCGACCGGCAACGGCGGCCATGCGCATCGGCCCTCGGTGGTCTCAACCGTCTACAGCGACGACGACGGCAAAACCTGGCAACTGGGCGATATTGTTGCCAACGAAACCAAGCCGCTGGTGAATCCCAACGAGTCGATTTTGATTGAGTTGGCCGATGGTCGCGTGATGATCAACATGAGGAGCGAATCGCCCGAACATCGCCGCGCTGTTTCGATCAGCCCCGACGGCAGCACCAAGTGGAGCACGCCGAAATTCAACGAGCAACTGCTCGAACCAATTTGCATGGCCAACATCATTCGCTGGCCGAATGCCAAGGAAGGTAGCAAAACCGGTATCGTCTTTTCGAATCCCCACAACCTCGAACGAGCCAATGCCAAACCGGGCCAAGGGCGTGACCGCAAGAACCTGTCGCTCAAGCTGAGCTATGACGAGGGAGAAACCTGGCCGATCAGCAAAACGCTCGAAGCCGGCAGCAGCGCCTACAGCGATCTCGCCGTTTCGGCCGATGGCTCGTTGCTGTGTTTTTATGAGCGAACCAAAATCGATGAAGCCACCAAAAAGCGGACTGCATTTCTCACGGTTGCGCGGGTCAGCGTGGCGTGGATGACGGACGGGAAAGATAAGTAGCAGTTTGTCACGGCAACTCTAAATCGCGGCAACTTTTGCAAATTCCTGTCAAGGAAAATTTGTGGCATTGCGCATTAATGGCCGAAGTGCGAATTCTTGGTGAAATCGGCTGGAAACGCCGCTCATGTAGGTTATTTTAATAGCCGTCCTGCCGGAGCTAAATGACCTCCGCTTGCGTGGCCCGCCAGATTTCCTTGACCACAAAAACCGCAAAGGGTTTTCCATGCGGCGACCTTCCTGCCTGTCGTTCGTGTTTTGCCTCGTCTTGTTTTTCGCAGCAGCTGCATCGGCTCAACAGGGCTCGCTGAATTTTACTGGCGATGTCTTTGCAACGCGCGTCTGGACCGATGCCTCCAGCACGTTCAAGGTCGAAGCGCAGCTGTTGAAAGTGGTCAACGGCGTTGCGCACTTGAAGCGCGTCGACAATTCCAAAACCATTGAGATCCCGCTCGCCAAGCTGTGCGCAGCCGACAACGAGTACATTCGCAAATTTGCAGAACCCGTAGCAGGCGGGCCGCAATCGGCATTTCCGACGGCAGCCAAACTGGAAGTAGCGGCAAAGCGCCAGCGCGATGCCAAGAAAGCGCTGGCACTCTACAGCGTGTTCATGGCCGATGCGAAAATTCCTGACGAAGAAAAGGAACGCGCCAAAGCGGGACACGAAAGCTGGCAGCGAGCCGCCGATCAATCATTACTGCGACTCGGCACCAAATGGCTCACGAAGGCCGAAATCGAAAAGCTGGAAGCGGAAGAGCTCAAGCTGTTTCACGAGGCGACACAGCTCTATCAGATCGGTTCGGTGGAAGCCGCCGAGAAACGGTTTCGCGATGCGAGTCGAGCTCAGCCCGAAAGCATTCGCGCCGACTTTCGCCTGGGACTGCTCGCCGCCATTATCGATCGCGATACCAATAAAGCAGCCGATCGCTTCGAGGCATGCGTGACTCGCCGGCTTAACAAGCGCGAAGAATTGACCGTTGCAGAAACGGCCAACCTCTGTGCTTCGCTCAACAACCTGGCGATCACGGAGATCCGTCAGCGCCAGTATTCGCAGGCCCTCGGTCACTGGGCACAAGCGTTGGACCTGACGCCCACCGTCCCCGAAATTGTGCAGAACCTCGGCCGGGTCGGTCTTTTGTCGCGAGCTGAAATGCGAGCCAAAATGGGACCGCTCTTGTCGGTGAATCTAGATACAGCCGAAACGAAGCGATGGGAAACGCTCTACACCAAAGCCCGCCGAGTGAACGGCGGCTATGAGTTTGATCCCAAAACCGGCTGGCTGTACATGAATGATGTGCGCGAAGTGAAACCGGCCGCCACACTCGAACAATTTCCACCAACCTCGCCAAACTCTTCAACTTCACCAACGTCGTCAGTGACGCGTTACCAAGATCCTTATCGCAAGCTGCGCGTCGCAGGCTCTGGGACAGGTTTCGTGATCGCGCCCGGTTATGTCATGACCAATGCACACGTGGCCGACGAAGCCGATGGTCTCTATCTCGTCGAACAGGAGAATCCACAAAAGCGAATGCCGGCCACCGTGCACGTTGTTTCGAAACGGCCCGACTTGGACCTGGCCATTCTGCGTTGCAACGAACTGCAAGCGCCGCCGCTGAGTTTTGCCACCGAACTCCCCCGCCTGGGCGCGGAGTTGCGACTCCTTGGTTTTCCCCGCTCGTTCGAGCTCGGCAATACGCTCAAAGTGACGCGCGGTTTGGTTTCCGGCTTGCCGCCCCATTCGGGAATGGAAGGAGCGCTGGCTAATTTCCGTAACTACTTGCTCTACGATGCGGTCATGAATGGTGGCAATAGTGGCGGGCCTGCCTGCGACATTCACGGTCGCGTGGTGGCGGTGAATACAGCGATCCTGCTCCCTTATTCGGTCGGCGGCGGTTATCCCGCCGGCGTCGGTTCTGACCAAGCTGTCGCATTTTTGCAAGACAACCTGCGCGGCATACGCGACAACTGGCATGATGCCGTAGCGAAAGAGCGGACCTGGGAAGAAGCCGTCGAACACGTTGCCGCGTCCACAGTTCAGGTGCTAATCCTCAAGGACACCAACACGGTCGAGTTCACCGATAAGTACGAAGCGACGCGCCGCCGCAAAACCTGGGACGGGTTCGAGGATCCATGGTGCATGGCCTGTCACGGTAGCGGCATGTTTCCCTGCCCGGTGCGTGATTGCAAACAGGGACGAACATTAACGTATCGCACCGAATCGGTGCCGTTACTCGATGGCAGCCGATTGACGAAGCAGGTTCCCGTGCGGGTTCCCTGCAGCACCTGCGACGGCGCCGGAAAAGTTCGCTGCACCGCCTGTTACCAGGGGATCGACCCTGCGTTTTCCAGGTACTAACGGGGATCTCCACGCGGACTAGGCTCGATTGGCATCCCGCGCCGGGGGCCAGATTTGGTATGGTGAAGGGAGTGGTTTCTTCAAACTCGTCGCCATCTTCGCCTAACGGATTAGCGCGTGACCATTCGCATTTTGCAGATCATTCCTACCCTCGTGCGCGGTGGCGCCGAGAAGCAACTCGCCTTGCTGGCGGCGGGCTTGCCGCGCGATAAGTTTGATGTGCATGTGTGCGTGCTGACGCATAGCGGCCCCCTGGAAGAAAACCTGCGGGCCGCCGATGTGCCGCTGTCGTTCATCAACAAGCAGTGGAAGATCGATCCCTTTGCCTACTGGCGACTGCGGAAAGAGATCAAGCGGTTGCAGCCCGATATCGTGCAGACCTGGCTGTTTGCCGCGAATGCCTACGGCCGACAAGCGGCGATCTCGACGAACGTCAAGCACATCCTGGCCAGTGAGCGCTGCGTTGATCCTTGGAAAGGAACGCTGCAACTATCGATCGATCGCGTTCTGGCCAAGAAGACCGACCGGATCATCACCAACAGTAGCGGTGTGCAGGACTTTTACGCACAGCACGGCTTGCCTGTCGAAAAATTCGCAGTGATTCCAAACGGCATTCGTCCGTTCACCCCCACAGACACGATCTCGCGCGAACAACTGCTCACGGAGTTGAAGATCCCCGCGGATGCGCGCTTGATTGGTGCGATTGGCCGACTCTGGCCGCAGAAGCGCGTGAAGGATTTGATCTGGGCAACAGATCTTTTGAAATGCATTCGCGAGGATGCTCACCTGCTGGTAATCGGCGACGGTCCGCAGCGTTGGCGACTCGAACGCTACGCGCGGCAGGCCAATGTGCCTGAGAAAGTCCACTTCCTCGGCGAACGCAATGACGTGCCGCAGATCCTGCCGCACCTCGATTTGCTCTGGCTCGCCAGCGGCTATGAAGGCCAATCGAATGCCGTGCTTGAAGCGATGAGCGCGGGCCTGCCGGTGGTGGCCAGCGACATTCCCGGCAATCGCGACCTGATTGTGCCGGAGGAAACAGGCTTTCTGGTCGATGTTGGCGACCGCGGCACATTCGCTCAACGGGCGCAACTATTGCTCAGCGAACCGGATTTAGCGAAGAAACTCGGCGCAGCGGGCAAAGCGCGCGTCTTGAGCGAGTTTTCGGTGGAAAAGATGGTTGACCGCCACGCTGCTCTTTACGAACAATTAGCTGGATGACATTGTTCGGCAGCACGAGTACCCATGACCAGGCACTTCCCACCGGCTGAAGATTTCTCGCCTGATCAAATTGCTCAGGTCGAGCATCAAACGCAGCAGTTGGGAATGCAGCTCTTCAGCAGCCTAAAGCTAGGCCAACCGCACATCTGGCAGCGGCGGTGGTGGGATGAAAAGCTGCTGTCGTGGACGATGCGCGATGAAGGGCTGAAGGTGCAGCTCTTTCGCTTCGTCGATGTGCTGCCGATGCTGCAATCGCCGGAAGCGGTGACTGACCATCTGCATGAATATCTAGCCGGTGTGAAAGAGCATTTGCCGGCGCCGGCCCGCGTAGCGCTGAATCTCACGCAGCGACTGCCGTTCACGCAAGCGGCGGTCGCACGAGCAGCGCGACTGAGTGCCCGCGACATGGCCCGGCGGTTCATCGCGGGCGAGACTCAGGAAGAGGTCGTGCGAGCCGCTCGTCACGAGCGCGATCTGCGGCGGGCTTTCACGCTCGACATTCTCGGTGAAGCAGTTCTGACCGAGCGCGAGGCGGAAGAACACTTCCGCCATTATCTCGAACTGCTCGAAAACCTCGCGCCGCAGATTGCGACGTGGCCGACCGATCTGCTGGTAGATGAGGACGATCGCGGGCCGATTCCGCGGTTGAATCTTTCGATCAAACTCAGCGCGCTCGATAGCCAGTTCGATGCCATCGACCCGGCTGGCACACTGAAGCGTGTCGGTCCTCGCCTGCGCGAGTTATTCCGCACGGCGCGGCGACTTCACGCGTTTATCAACGTCGACATGGAGTCGTACGAGAAGAAGTCTCTCACGCTGCATATTTTCCGGACGATTCTCAGCGAGCCGGAGTTCAATACATGGACCGACGTCGGCATCGTGCTGCAATGTTACTTGCGCGACACGCCAGCCGATCTCATCACGTTGCGCGATTGGGCTGCTCAACGGGGCGCGCCTGTTTGGGTTCGCTTGGTGAAGGGAGCCTATTGGGATTTTGAAACGATCCGCGCCCAAGCCAACGGCTGGCCCATTCCGGTTTTTCAGCGGAAATGGCAGTCGGATGTTTGCTATGAGGAGTGCACGCGGTTCGTACTACGCAATCGGCTTCATCTGCGACCGGCGCTCGCTTCGCACAATGTTCGTTCGCTGGCGCATGGTATTGCCGCGGCCCGCGTGCTCGGCATTCCGTCGGACGGAGTCGAACTGCAAATGCTCTATGGTATGGCCGATGCCGAAAAGCAGGCTTTGGTCGATCTCGGTATGCGGGTTCGCGTTTACATGCCGTTCGGCGATTTGATTCCCGGCATGGCGTATCTCGTGCGCCGCCTGCTGGAAAACACGTCGAACGATTCGTTCCTGCGGGCAGGTTCTTTCGATCACGTGCCGGCGGCTCAGCTGCTAAAAAATCCGCTCGACAATGCGACCGGCGAATCGCCTACGTCGACAAAATCAACCTATCGCGTGCTAACCGAGGATGCAGATATGGCTCCGCTCGCGTTCCGCAATCAACCTCCAGTCGACTTCGCCCGCGAGGAAAACCGAGACGCGATGCAGTCTGCCATCGCGAATGTCCGTGAGCAGCTTGGCCTGACTTATCCACTTGTCATCGGTGGTGAGCCGGTCGACTCGGGAGAGTATTTTGAATCGCTCAATCCCGCCCAGGGAACAACCGTCGTCGGCCAGATCGCCGCGGCGAACAAATCGCATGCAGAGCAGGCGGTGGCTGCGGCGAAGACGGCCCTGCCGGTCTGGTCGCGATTGCCGGTCGAAGAGCGAGCGAACTATCTGCGCCGCGCCGCCGAAGTGATGCGCGAGCGCCTGTTCGAACTCTCGGCTTGGGAAGTTTTTGAATGCGGCAAGACCTGGCGAGAAGCCACCGGCGATGTCGATGAAGCGATCGACTTCTGCGAATACTACGCTGAACAAGCCGTTCGACTGCAGGGCCTTGCCGGCGTCGATGTCCCCGGTGAAGAGAATCGATTCGAATATCTGCCTCGCGGCGTGACTGCGGTGATCGCTCCTTGGAACTTCCCGCTGGCGATTCTCACGGGCATGACAGTCGCGGCCATGGTGACGGGCAACACCGTCATCATGAAGCCCGCGGAAACCTCGTCGGTGATCGGCGCACTGCTGATGGAAGTCTTCGAGGAAGTCGATCTTCCCGCTGGCGTGCTGAATTATCTGCCGGGCCGCGGCGAAGTCGTCGGCGCGGCGCTCGTCGAGCATCCCGACGTGGCGATCATCGCCTTCACCGGTTCGCGCAAAGTGGGTTTGGCGATCAACGCCCGTGCTGCCGAGGTTTCGCAAAAAGGAATGGTGCAGGTCAAAAAGGTCATCGCCGAGCTGGGCGGCAAGAATGCCATCATCGTCGATGCCGATGCCGATCTCGACGAAGCCGTCAGCGGCGTCGTGAAGAGTGCGTTCGGCTATCAAGGTCAGAAGTGTTCGGCCTGTAGCCGAGTCATTGTGCTCGCTGACGTTTACGACACATTCTTGCATCGGCTGGTGGCCGCGGCCGAGAGTTTGAAGATCGGTTTGCCCGACGATCCTGCCACGGTCATCGGCCCGGTGATCGATGAAGAATCGGCGACGCGCATTCGACGCTACATTGAAATCGGCATTCACGAATCGCGTTTGGTGCTCGGTCGCGATGTCGCCACGCTCGCCCAGCAAGGGGCCTTCGTCGGCCCGCACATTTTTGCCGATGTGCCGCCGAACGCGCGGATCGCTCAAGAGGAAATCTTTGGCCCAGTCCTGGCAGTCATCAAAGCAGCCGATATGACCGAAGCCCTGCAGATCGCCAACGGCACCGACTATGCGTTAACCGGCGGCTGTTTTTCGCGGAGTCCGGAAACGCTCGACCGTGTTCGTCGTGAATTCGTCGTCGGCAATTTGTATCTCAATCGCTCGATCACCGGCGCGCTCGTCGGCCGGCAACCCTTCGGAGGTTTCAAGATGTCGGGCATCGGCAGCAAAGCGGGCGGCGCCGACTATCTACTGCAATTCGTCTTACCGCGAACGATCACCGAGCACACCGTGCGACGCGGCTTTGCTCCGCCGCCGGAGCAGGGCGAATAAACGCTCGCTAGCGGATGATTTCTCCAGATTTCCGTGCCTGAACGGAATATCGCCCACTTTGCAGCGAATCACTGCTCAATCTGCATTCGCGCGCAGCTGACTCCCCGCCGGCGCTGTCACTTCATACAGCGCGCAGCGGGGCGTTAATTCGACGCTTGATTGGCAATTCTGTTGCTGGGAGAAACACACGATGAAGTTGGTCTCATGGTTGCGGCTGGCGGTTGGTTGCACACTGGCCCTGGTTTGCTTTACTGCGGGACAACTGCGCGGGCAGGAACAAACGCTGACCGAGCAGGGAGTGATCGCGGGGACGATGGAAATCGACTTCAAGACCCGCACCGAGCTCGACTCGACTGGCACGTACACCGAGGGCTCGTCGGCGCTCGGCGCGAAGGACACTTACGCCTTCAAACTGTCGGTGGCGAAGACTACCGAGTTCAGCGGCAAGATCACGCGGCAGCCCGACTTGTTTACAAAGATCATTCGCAGCCAGAAGCAGAAGGCCGAGCTGTCGTTCGACATCGGCCTGGCTGTGCGCAATCCGACAAATCTCGACGAGAAGCGCAACGTCGGCAAATGGGTCGGCACGGTGCCGATCAATGCCACGACCGGCGCGTATGAAATCACCGGCGGCGCAATACTCGATAGTCCGCTGCGCATCGCCATCGACGCAGTCAACAAGCAGCCTTCGTTCACCGATAAGTTCGGCGGCAAACTGATTGGCAAGTCGAAGAAAGAAGACAACCTGGCTTCGTACACCTACAAGCGGCTCGTCGGCAACAAGACAGTCGAAATCAAGGTTGCTAAGGTCGATCCGATGAAATTCGTCGACTTGGAGTTGGCCAAGGGACCGGCGGGGAACTACCCGCGGACCACGGTCAACGGGCGGCTCGACTTCGATTATGAAACGGGCAACTGGCTGACCGACGGTATTCGCTTTCGTTACAACTTCAACGGCAAGGATGTCGAAGACATCGTCACCGGCAGCGTGAAGTGGGTCGAAGACGACAACCGCAAGACCAATGGCAAGGGTGAATACCAATTCAACCTCCGCTGGAATGAAGCCAAGCAAGCGCCGCAGACGACCGAAGCCGCCGCGTTTGACAAGTTGAGCGACGAAGATGC is drawn from Anatilimnocola floriformis and contains these coding sequences:
- a CDS encoding glycosyltransferase, with amino-acid sequence MTIRILQIIPTLVRGGAEKQLALLAAGLPRDKFDVHVCVLTHSGPLEENLRAADVPLSFINKQWKIDPFAYWRLRKEIKRLQPDIVQTWLFAANAYGRQAAISTNVKHILASERCVDPWKGTLQLSIDRVLAKKTDRIITNSSGVQDFYAQHGLPVEKFAVIPNGIRPFTPTDTISREQLLTELKIPADARLIGAIGRLWPQKRVKDLIWATDLLKCIREDAHLLVIGDGPQRWRLERYARQANVPEKVHFLGERNDVPQILPHLDLLWLASGYEGQSNAVLEAMSAGLPVVASDIPGNRDLIVPEETGFLVDVGDRGTFAQRAQLLLSEPDLAKKLGAAGKARVLSEFSVEKMVDRHAALYEQLAG
- a CDS encoding sialidase family protein yields the protein MRHILFYVTCLALLCGFLPCSSQAEGPSLEPTKVDLFEAGKDGYGTYRIPGIVVTKNGVVLAYCEARRNASTDWGQIDVMLRRSTDGGVTWSPMKKIIELEGKFERNPAAVAQKLGKEGEITVNNPIAIADPRPGVVHFLYCVEYNRLFYMRSEDDGLSFSKPIDLTAVVEKLRPSYDWQSLAVGPGHGIRLQNGRLLAAIWLSTGNGGHAHRPSVVSTVYSDDDGKTWQLGDIVANETKPLVNPNESILIELADGRVMINMRSESPEHRRAVSISPDGSTKWSTPKFNEQLLEPICMANIIRWPNAKEGSKTGIVFSNPHNLERANAKPGQGRDRKNLSLKLSYDEGETWPISKTLEAGSSAYSDLAVSADGSLLCFYERTKIDEATKKRTAFLTVARVSVAWMTDGKDK
- a CDS encoding trypsin-like peptidase domain-containing protein, with amino-acid sequence MRRPSCLSFVFCLVLFFAAAASAQQGSLNFTGDVFATRVWTDASSTFKVEAQLLKVVNGVAHLKRVDNSKTIEIPLAKLCAADNEYIRKFAEPVAGGPQSAFPTAAKLEVAAKRQRDAKKALALYSVFMADAKIPDEEKERAKAGHESWQRAADQSLLRLGTKWLTKAEIEKLEAEELKLFHEATQLYQIGSVEAAEKRFRDASRAQPESIRADFRLGLLAAIIDRDTNKAADRFEACVTRRLNKREELTVAETANLCASLNNLAITEIRQRQYSQALGHWAQALDLTPTVPEIVQNLGRVGLLSRAEMRAKMGPLLSVNLDTAETKRWETLYTKARRVNGGYEFDPKTGWLYMNDVREVKPAATLEQFPPTSPNSSTSPTSSVTRYQDPYRKLRVAGSGTGFVIAPGYVMTNAHVADEADGLYLVEQENPQKRMPATVHVVSKRPDLDLAILRCNELQAPPLSFATELPRLGAELRLLGFPRSFELGNTLKVTRGLVSGLPPHSGMEGALANFRNYLLYDAVMNGGNSGGPACDIHGRVVAVNTAILLPYSVGGGYPAGVGSDQAVAFLQDNLRGIRDNWHDAVAKERTWEEAVEHVAASTVQVLILKDTNTVEFTDKYEATRRRKTWDGFEDPWCMACHGSGMFPCPVRDCKQGRTLTYRTESVPLLDGSRLTKQVPVRVPCSTCDGAGKVRCTACYQGIDPAFSRY
- the pruA gene encoding L-glutamate gamma-semialdehyde dehydrogenase, coding for MTRHFPPAEDFSPDQIAQVEHQTQQLGMQLFSSLKLGQPHIWQRRWWDEKLLSWTMRDEGLKVQLFRFVDVLPMLQSPEAVTDHLHEYLAGVKEHLPAPARVALNLTQRLPFTQAAVARAARLSARDMARRFIAGETQEEVVRAARHERDLRRAFTLDILGEAVLTEREAEEHFRHYLELLENLAPQIATWPTDLLVDEDDRGPIPRLNLSIKLSALDSQFDAIDPAGTLKRVGPRLRELFRTARRLHAFINVDMESYEKKSLTLHIFRTILSEPEFNTWTDVGIVLQCYLRDTPADLITLRDWAAQRGAPVWVRLVKGAYWDFETIRAQANGWPIPVFQRKWQSDVCYEECTRFVLRNRLHLRPALASHNVRSLAHGIAAARVLGIPSDGVELQMLYGMADAEKQALVDLGMRVRVYMPFGDLIPGMAYLVRRLLENTSNDSFLRAGSFDHVPAAQLLKNPLDNATGESPTSTKSTYRVLTEDADMAPLAFRNQPPVDFAREENRDAMQSAIANVREQLGLTYPLVIGGEPVDSGEYFESLNPAQGTTVVGQIAAANKSHAEQAVAAAKTALPVWSRLPVEERANYLRRAAEVMRERLFELSAWEVFECGKTWREATGDVDEAIDFCEYYAEQAVRLQGLAGVDVPGEENRFEYLPRGVTAVIAPWNFPLAILTGMTVAAMVTGNTVIMKPAETSSVIGALLMEVFEEVDLPAGVLNYLPGRGEVVGAALVEHPDVAIIAFTGSRKVGLAINARAAEVSQKGMVQVKKVIAELGGKNAIIVDADADLDEAVSGVVKSAFGYQGQKCSACSRVIVLADVYDTFLHRLVAAAESLKIGLPDDPATVIGPVIDEESATRIRRYIEIGIHESRLVLGRDVATLAQQGAFVGPHIFADVPPNARIAQEEIFGPVLAVIKAADMTEALQIANGTDYALTGGCFSRSPETLDRVRREFVVGNLYLNRSITGALVGRQPFGGFKMSGIGSKAGGADYLLQFVLPRTITEHTVRRGFAPPPEQGE